The Reichenbachiella carrageenanivorans region TGATTTTTTAATTTGGCGTAAGCCTCACTGGTGGCACTCTTTACTTCTTCGTCTAACCCTTCATGAGAGAGAATGTTGTCGAAGCAAGCGATTTTTGCGTTGCCTTCCCAGTGGATATTTTTGGAATAAGCTGGTACATCTGAATGCGAGACGGTGGTGTCGTATTCGTCTGACCCAGCCATAATTTCGAGCGTAAGGGCGGTATCTTCTATGGTATTTGCTAAGATACCTACGCAATCGAACGAACTCGCATAGGCAGATAGCCCGTGACGAGAGATGCGGCCATAATTAGGTTTGAGTCCTACAATCCCGCAGTAGGCTGCTGGCTGGCGTACTGAACCTCCTGTGTCTGACCCGATAGATACGAGGCACATGTCCGCTTGTACGGCGACTGCCGACCCACCAGAAGACCCTCCTGGCACACGGTTTTCTCCAGCGGCATTGATGACTGGACCAAACACCGAGTTTTCGTTGGACGAGCCCATGGCAAATTCATCGCAATTGTTTCTACCGATGAGGATGGCATCTTCGTCTAGCAAACGCTGTACGCATGTGGCTGTAAATTGTGATTCGAAGCCTTCGAGTATTTTGCTGCCGCATTGAAGTGTATGGCCTTCGTGGCAGTACACATCTTTGATGGTGAAGACCATGCCTGCCAATCGACCAGCAGTGCCTGCTTCGATTTTGGCTTGTATGGTTTTGGCTGCAGCGAGTGCTTCTGCCTCATATACCGCCGTGAGGGCGTTGAGGTTTTTGTTTTTGTGTATGTTGGAAATGTAGTGGTTGACTAACCCTACACAGTCTATGGCTCCCGAATCAATGTCTGATTGGATTCGAGACAGTGAATCGTATGTGCTCAAAATTATTCCTTCTCGTCTTTGATACCTTCTTGAATTTCGTCTTTGATTTCTTTAGACGCATCCTTGAATTCTCTTATTCCTTTACCCAATCCTTTGGCCAGCTCAGGTATTTTCTTAGCGCCAAATAGCAAAATAATTACCAAAACGATAATTACTAGTTCCCATCCGCCAGGCATCCCAAATGCTAATACTGTATTTGCCATTTTGTTTTGATCTAGTGTGTGTGTTTTAAAGGCCACAAAGATAAGCCAATTTGGTTCAACTATACGATCGACTTATTTAAATAGTTGTAGAGGTCTGCTTTATTCAATAATTTAAAATAAGGTTTCTCTTTATTAAAGATTTCAAAAATATATTCGGATTTTAAAACCTAAATATAGAACGATCGTTATATTCGTAATTACAAATTTTGTATAGACACATATTCACTAAACTAATTATCAAACATGTTAAACGTATTATTATTAGCACTAGGCCTGACTATTAACCCTGCCGAAACCAATTCAACGTATCAAGCAAATGTAGAGGAGAGCACTGTAGCTTGGACTGCAAAAAAAGTAGTAAGCGGTGGACACAATGGCAACATACAAATAGCTAAAGGCTCTTTGGAAATTGACGGATCGAAATTAACGGGTGGTTCATTCGAAATTGATATGACCACGATTGAGGTGACTGACCTTGAAGGAGAATGGAAAGGCAAGTTAGAGGGGCATTTGAACTCTGATGATTTTTTTGCTGTGGAAACGTATAAAACAGCAGTTTTCAAAATCACGAATGCTAAAAGCACGGGGAAAGGAAAATATGAGGTGACTGGAGATTTGACGATCAAAGGCAAAACAGCGGCCATCACATTTCCAGCAGAGGTGAGTGTGAAAGGTGGCAAAGCTACTGCCACGGCTAAAATCGCTGTGGACAGAACAAAATTCGGCGTGAGATATGGCTCTAATAGCTTCTTCGACAACTTAGGAGACAAAGCAATTGCTGATGAATTTACTTTAGACGTTACGCTTGTAGCTACTAAGTAAGGTATGGATTTGTTCTAGGGTTGTGAAACCAAGAAAAATACTAAAGGCTGCCCGAAAGGACAGCCTTTTTTTGTTTGTCAAAAATCATATTTTCATTTTGAAATGGAGGGATAAAAGCACTGGTTTTTTCCTTTATAAATACCCATATATGGGTATTTAACTAACTCCATATAGGCTATAAATTTATTCTTCTGAAAAAAAGAATGTACCCTATTTAAAGAAATTGAATTATGAAAAAGCTATTACTACTGTTGAGCCTTTTTGGCTTTTTTCTATTTACTACAGGCTGTAGTGATGATGATGACACCGCTTGTGATGAGGACGAAATCTATGATGAGATAGATGATTTAAACGATGAAATTCATGAGGCATGCGTGGAGGATTTTGATTGCGATGATTGTGAAGATGCGATTAAAGCAATGAGAAATTACGCAAAGAGTATTGAAGGTTGTATCGAGGACGACGAAGATGAAGAGGCCTATGATGACCTTATGGATGATCTAGACGACTTGGAGGATGATCTAGATGACATTTGCTAGTCGAAAAAGATAGTTTTAAAAACAAAGAAAGACAGGTGTTTGCCTGTCTTTCTTTGTTTAAAAGGTTTTTTTTATAGCCTCAGGATAATTTCCTTGATCGGAATTTTTAGCCGCCACATTTCTGCTTTTGTTTGCTGGGTGCTGTCCATACAGTATTTATATACCAAATCATTCTTTGCAATGGGGTAGGCATACAGCACTGTTTTGCGATCTGCTTTTTGAACTGCGGCTGTAGCTGTCAGGTCGTTTTCTAGGTTGTATTGATACGCTTCTAGCAACTGAAATTCTAAGTCTGATTTATTCGGCGTCTGATTTCCCACCTTGTCAATTTCGACTTTATAAAATTGGGCTAGTGTATCCAATTCATCCCATTTGGAGATGTCGCATGTAGGCGAGTCTGGGTTGATGTTTTTTTGTATTACCTGGTTTATCACTTTCATGACTTCTCCGCCGATGAGCGAACCACCTTGCAATATTTCTGCCTCAGTTACTTTTTTGATTTCCTGTGTTTTCATCAATTCTACAGTAGAAATTGTGTTTTTATTCTGATCGTGGCAAGCTGTCAATATAAGGACAGCACAAATCAACCTATATATATTCATATCTTTCCTTTGTTTATAACAAATAAACACATCATCTTTCTACTATCAATTAAAACTATCAAAATTAATAAGAATGAAAAAATTACTATTACTCAGCAGTATGTGTGCAGTGTTTTTTTATGACAAGCTGCAAAGACGATGAAGTAGATTGTGAAGCTAAAGCAGAAGAAGTTAGCGATCTTTTAGGTGAGATGATTGCGGCAAGTCTCGTATATGCTTTCGACGATTCGTCTGAAAATTGTAAGGCATATAAGGAAGTACTTGAGAAGTACAAAGACGTTATTGATGGAGCGCAGGATTGTTATGATTCTTCAGATGAATATCAAGAAGAAATCGATGAATTGAATGATGAGCTAGAAGCTTTGGATTGCTAATAGTCACATAGTTGCGAATTATGATTTAAAAGAAGGACAGCCTACTGGCTGTCCTTCTTTTGTGTACAGGGGTAGGCAATCAATACCATTTGCTGTGCTCATAGGAGTGTGGTTTATACTTACTATTTGGTATGTTTTTCTGTTGGACGGGTCTATATTTTTGTGGGTCTAAATAGACTTGTGGATTTTGTCAAATTTAAAAAATGGAAAGATGAAACATATGTTTTTATTAATCAGCATGTTTGGGATCACCTTCGTGATGCACAGCTGCGTCGATGATGGGCCTAATTGTGACGAAGAGACAATTGATGAGCAAATGGAGGACCTATTCGAGACATATAGTAATGAATGCTCTGGTAGTGTAGCAGATTGTGAAGGTTGTGGACAGGCTATTGAAGAATATGTCGACTTTTTGAAAAGCATCAAGAGCTGTGCTTCCTCAGCCGAAGGTTTGGATGAAGAGTACATCGAGGGGTTTATTGGTGATTTGGAAGATGAATTGGATGACATGGGGTGCAGCCATGACGACGATGATGACGAAGAAGAAGAAGAAGGGTGCAACTTAGAGTTTAAATTCACGAGCTATCTAGACCCTAGTAGACATTCGTTTGTTGCCAGTCATATCACAGACTATGAACCCGAATTTGTAAATTTCTCAGTAACTCCTCTTGAGGTAAATAAAATAAAATCTGGTCCTGCATCATACCCAGGTACGTCATCAGGGCAGCCAGATGCGAATAGCGGGGTTTATAACAATCCACTCCCGGGCTATTATGATATTGCATCGATAGACGATAGGAATTGCAAGGTCGTGAAACGTTTTTTACTTCCAGGCTTTCATATTTTGGATCATGACTTAAGAGTAGGGGGTAGCGTGACTCGACTTGATTTTATTTCGAATGATGTAAAATACTTTAGTACAATTGCTAATATTAGTATTGGTGAAACTTGGAATGACAATGCACTAAAAGAGGACTATAGGCCTGAGCTTAACTTCACTTGTTGGTTTAATTCTGAGAAAGTTTTAAACAATGGAGGGTCTGTAGTAGTGACTCAAGCGGAGAATAAAACTGCTGATTGGCAGGAGTTTGCTACCACTTTGAAGATGCCAGAGGTTGCGTCTGATTTTGATTTGTTTCCTGGTACTATCACTCTTGTGGATTACAGCGACCCTGTAGGTTATAGTTTGCCAGAGAGTGAAGATGACCGTAGTGGTGGGTCTGTCAGCGTGACTGTCAATAAGACATCAAACTTCAGCCAAAGAGATGGGGATATGGAAGCTTTGCTAAATCAAGCGTATGAACTGTATGTGACGTACGACAATTATTATCTTGAAAGCGCAACAGGCACAATAAAATTAGAAGGGAGTATTGAAATACTGTGGGTAGGCAATAGCCTTAAAAATAACGAAGACTAAGTAGAACCTGATTTGTTATGAGGAAATAGGCACTCAGGATTATAACCAGTTGAATTAAAATTGTTGAAACCCTATGATTGATCTAAAAGAAGGACAGCCTACTGGCTGTCCTTCTTTTTTTGAAGAGTCGTTTTATACAATGGATTCGGATTCATGAAGTGGACCCTCCCTCCATGCTTGAAAGATCACATTGCTACGATCCTATTTATTCATTGTATATTGCTATTAATAATGACCCGAGGGTCATGCGATATCTGTTTTTAACAATTAAAAATAAAATGACAATGAAGCAATTATCAATTTTATTCAGCCTGCTATGTATCATGTTTGTCCTATCCAGTTGTAGTGGAGATGATGATAAGGATGATGACAAGAACATATCAGGATGCAGCGAAACATTAATAACAGAAGCCTCAGAAGACTATAACGAAAAACTCGAGGCCTATCAGGAGGATCAATCAGTTGAAAACTGTAAAGCCCTACAAGCCTCCATCAATAACCTACTCGATGTTTACGACGAGTGGTTTGACTGCTTTGGTATAGACCTGGGTTTCGATTCGGAAGAATACGAAAAGGAAAAACAAGACTTGGACTGTTAGAATTATTCAATTCTTCTAATGTTAGAATCAGAGATTAGTGGGTAATCCATTGGAAGTTTATGTGCTTATCACTAATTTTTGGTTCTCATGTATCAGCAAGCGGAAGACGAAGAAATAAACCCCCATATCCTCTGTAGAGAACTCCCCGTACTCGTGACAGGAGGAGCAGGGTATATGGCTTCTTGGCTGGTCAAATACCTGTTGGAAGACGGTTACAAAGTACGTGTCACCGTGCGTGATCTCAGCAACGAAGACAAATACAAACATCTTCAAAAAATAGCAGAAAGAGCTAAAGGGTCGTTGGACATATTAGAAGCAGATCTAATGGAGCCCGATGGTTTTAAGGCAGCAATGTATGGCTGTAATATGGTATTTCATACCGCATCTCCTTACCTACTTAGTGGTATTACTAACCCCCAAAAGCAATTGATAGACCCTTCTTTTGAAGGGACGAGAAATGTGTTGGAGATGGTAAACAAAACATCGTCGGTGAAGAAGGTCGTTTTTACCAGTGCAATCTCTGCCATCTATGGAGATGTCACAGACATTATCAGTACCAAAGAGCAAAAGTTTACTGAAGATTACTGGAATAAATCCAGCAATTTGAAACATCAGCCATTGGCGTTTTCTAAAACGGTAGCTGAGCGTGAGGCTTGGCGCATACATGATGAGCAAAGCCGATGGAAAATGGTGGCTCTTAACCCTGCCGTCATCCTTGGCCCATCGCTTACTACTAACAGCCGATCGGGTAGTTTCGATTTCATCAAAAAGATTGCTAATGGCACGTACAAAACAGGAGTACCTAATGTACAGTATGGTTTTGTAGATGTACGAGATGTGGCTCAGGCACACATATTTGCTGCTCAAGATCAATATGCCGAAGGTCGATTTATGCTGGTGGCTGAGGTTAAATCCATGCTAGAGGTAGCCGATATTTTACACAAAAAATTTGGAGAAACTTTTCCTTTTCCCACAAAAATATTCCCTAAAAAAATGCTTTATTTCTTCGGGTTTACCAAGGGGTTTTCTCGCAAGTTTGTGGTAGAAAATGTGGATCAAACGTTAGCCTTTGACAACACTAAAAGTCGCCATGAAATAGGTGTGTACTATAAGCCTATAGATGAAGCTGCTACGGATTTGCTACAGTATATACTTGATCACAATATGCTGGATTAGGATGACTGAACTACCCATTCATCGTTCCAATTTTTTCCCCTCTGATTGTCATATATTCTTTCATCAAATTGGCCGTAAGGCAAGAATGTACTGGAAGGATTCCTAAAACATCACCAATTTTGATCTTTGCCATTTGATCTTTGGATAGAGTGATTTTGCCATGTTCTTGAGAGAGACTTTTTACATGACATCCTTCTAGTGGCTTAGACCAGCTTTTTTCTTGTAGCTCCACTACTTGACCAAAATACGATTGACCCGCGGCATCTTGCAATCGATCTTTGCTTAGGTGTACGGCACCTGCATGAACAACTACTTCAGACTTGTCAGGATAAATGGCCACTACAGGAGCAGCCAGACACACGGCGATTTTATCATAACCGCAAGAGCCAATCTCGGTTTGCATCACATCATAGAAGACCAAATTGCCAGGACGGATTTCATCTATGTTTTTAAAATTCTCCACGATACTGCATGAAGGGGTGTCTCCTATAGAGATGATTAGATCATTGCTGAGTTCATTGCGCAAAGTGTTTAATGCTTTTACTCCATAATTATATATAGATGTAATGTTCTCTTTTTTAGTTTCAATATAGGTATGTCCAAAGTGAGCCAATAGGCCTTTGAATTTGTGTGGTTTTTTTATAGCTGTTGCTAATGCTTGCACTTCTGCTACGTTTTCGTGCCAGATGCCTACACGGTGATAGCCCGTGTCGATCTTAATATAAATATCAACAGTATCGGATATTTCTGAATGGACGAGGTTCATTGTATCAAGTGAGTCCACTACCAAACCCAAAGTTACCTGTTTGGCCAAGTGCTTTAGCACGTCTATTTGTAGGACGTTAACAGGAAAGGCTATCGTGATGTCTTTCCACCCATGACTGGCAAAATAGACAGCCATATCGATGGATGAAACAGTGATACTTGTCACTCCCTGTTCTCGATACCACTCGCCGATCTCTTTCGAGAAATGTGTTTTGAAATGTGGACGGTATTTCACCCCAGATGCCTTGGCTTTGGCTGCCATTTGTTTGATGTTTTGAATGGCCTTTTTTTTATCTAATAATAAGGTGGGTTTTGTGATTTTATACATAGCTAGCGGACGTTTTAGGACGCCAACAGACGCCTATGATAATTGATCTGGCCGAGGTGGTACATGAGGTGGCCTGTCAAATGAATCAGAAAGTAAGAAAAAGTGATTGGTTTGCCAAATACTTCAAGGGGATATGTTTTTTCAAGGTCGCTATCAGAAAGCTTATTGAGTGCTTTTTCGATTGCAAGTTTGGTTTGTTGAATTTCGTTTTGTAATTCGCCAATAGGCAAATCCTTCTGGCCAAACTCCAATTCACGTTGGCGGATATAGCCGTCTGCTCCTACGATAGCTCCTACAAAGTGCTGTAAGTTTCCACAGAGATGAAGTGTTAGGTTGCCTGCCGAGTTTTTTA contains the following coding sequences:
- a CDS encoding alanine racemase, with translation MYKITKPTLLLDKKKAIQNIKQMAAKAKASGVKYRPHFKTHFSKEIGEWYREQGVTSITVSSIDMAVYFASHGWKDITIAFPVNVLQIDVLKHLAKQVTLGLVVDSLDTMNLVHSEISDTVDIYIKIDTGYHRVGIWHENVAEVQALATAIKKPHKFKGLLAHFGHTYIETKKENITSIYNYGVKALNTLRNELSNDLIISIGDTPSCSIVENFKNIDEIRPGNLVFYDVMQTEIGSCGYDKIAVCLAAPVVAIYPDKSEVVVHAGAVHLSKDRLQDAAGQSYFGQVVELQEKSWSKPLEGCHVKSLSQEHGKITLSKDQMAKIKIGDVLGILPVHSCLTANLMKEYMTIRGEKIGTMNG
- a CDS encoding YceI family protein, which translates into the protein MLNVLLLALGLTINPAETNSTYQANVEESTVAWTAKKVVSGGHNGNIQIAKGSLEIDGSKLTGGSFEIDMTTIEVTDLEGEWKGKLEGHLNSDDFFAVETYKTAVFKITNAKSTGKGKYEVTGDLTIKGKTAAITFPAEVSVKGGKATATAKIAVDRTKFGVRYGSNSFFDNLGDKAIADEFTLDVTLVATK
- a CDS encoding DinB family protein, giving the protein MNTNVESIKQVLLRDLTVLEKEINAYDNPSDLWLIDGDIKNSAGNLTLHLCGNLQHFVGAIVGADGYIRQRELEFGQKDLPIGELQNEIQQTKLAIEKALNKLSDSDLEKTYPLEVFGKPITFSYFLIHLTGHLMYHLGQINYHRRLLAS
- a CDS encoding NAD-dependent epimerase/dehydratase family protein, which encodes MYQQAEDEEINPHILCRELPVLVTGGAGYMASWLVKYLLEDGYKVRVTVRDLSNEDKYKHLQKIAERAKGSLDILEADLMEPDGFKAAMYGCNMVFHTASPYLLSGITNPQKQLIDPSFEGTRNVLEMVNKTSSVKKVVFTSAISAIYGDVTDIISTKEQKFTEDYWNKSSNLKHQPLAFSKTVAEREAWRIHDEQSRWKMVALNPAVILGPSLTTNSRSGSFDFIKKIANGTYKTGVPNVQYGFVDVRDVAQAHIFAAQDQYAEGRFMLVAEVKSMLEVADILHKKFGETFPFPTKIFPKKMLYFFGFTKGFSRKFVVENVDQTLAFDNTKSRHEIGVYYKPIDEAATDLLQYILDHNMLD
- the tatA gene encoding twin-arginine translocase TatA/TatE family subunit codes for the protein MANTVLAFGMPGGWELVIIVLVIILLFGAKKIPELAKGLGKGIREFKDASKEIKDEIQEGIKDEKE
- the gatA gene encoding Asp-tRNA(Asn)/Glu-tRNA(Gln) amidotransferase subunit GatA — encoded protein: MSTYDSLSRIQSDIDSGAIDCVGLVNHYISNIHKNKNLNALTAVYEAEALAAAKTIQAKIEAGTAGRLAGMVFTIKDVYCHEGHTLQCGSKILEGFESQFTATCVQRLLDEDAILIGRNNCDEFAMGSSNENSVFGPVINAAGENRVPGGSSGGSAVAVQADMCLVSIGSDTGGSVRQPAAYCGIVGLKPNYGRISRHGLSAYASSFDCVGILANTIEDTALTLEIMAGSDEYDTTVSHSDVPAYSKNIHWEGNAKIACFDNILSHEGLDEEVKSATSEAYAKLKNQGHGIDHLGFQYLDYVLPTYYILTTAEASTNLSRYDGVRYGYRSDKAHDLESMYKKSRSEGFGDEVKKRILLGTYVLSEGFYDAYFTKAQKVRRLIRDETKKIFETHDFIILPTAPTTAFELNSHNRDPLEMYLEDIFTVQASLAGLPAISLPNGKDKNGMPIGIQVIANTFEEEKLLSFSKYLVDHVLAK